A genomic stretch from Hydrogenobacter sp. includes:
- a CDS encoding proline--tRNA ligase: MRWSKYFWHTSKEDPADAEAPSHRYLIKGGFIKQVASGIYAITPPGYKVIKKIENIVRKEMDRSGAQEILLTVLNPSELWKETGRWDLYGRELFTLRDRHGRDYCLGPTHEEEVTDLVRTFVNSYRQLPFILYQIQVKFRDEKRPRFGLIRGREFIMKDAYSFDTDEFSAMLSYETMKFAYERIFKKLKLNTLMVEASVGSIGGISSHEFVILTEYGEARVAYCESCGYSANAEIVKLPKGEEEIEEERPLKRVHTPGIRTIEELSQFLGVPPKKILKAVLYTVEGKPVLVLIRGDREVDESKLEAILGTENFRLANDEETYQHLKTERGFIGPLNLPEGVRVIWDNSLFGIKNMTVAFNEPDYHCVNANPGRDFSYGEFFDVAQVIEGDPCPKCHAPLKVSKGLELGHIFLLGTRYSQPMKAYYKDQQGEDKPIFMGCYGIGISRCMSAIVEQYSDQFGIKWPTMVAPFELDIICLNTADQEQKQIAEKLYYLAQEYNLDVIYDDREQSAGFKFADADLCGFPYRIVIGKKIKDGKVELQKRHTGERIDIPIEEAIKTVRDLVERDKA; this comes from the coding sequence ATGCGTTGGAGCAAATACTTTTGGCATACATCAAAGGAAGATCCCGCGGATGCTGAAGCGCCATCCCACAGGTATCTAATTAAGGGGGGTTTTATAAAGCAGGTGGCATCAGGTATATACGCCATCACACCACCAGGATACAAAGTGATAAAAAAGATAGAAAACATAGTAAGAAAGGAGATGGACAGAAGCGGTGCGCAAGAGATACTACTAACGGTGCTTAATCCTTCGGAATTATGGAAAGAGACGGGAAGATGGGATCTTTACGGTAGGGAGCTATTTACACTTAGGGACAGGCATGGAAGGGATTACTGTCTTGGTCCTACTCATGAAGAGGAAGTCACGGATCTCGTAAGAACCTTTGTGAATTCTTACAGACAATTACCTTTCATACTTTACCAGATACAGGTAAAGTTCAGAGACGAAAAGAGACCCAGATTCGGACTCATAAGGGGAAGGGAGTTTATAATGAAGGATGCATACTCTTTTGATACGGATGAATTTTCAGCTATGCTCTCTTACGAAACTATGAAGTTCGCATACGAAAGGATATTTAAAAAGCTCAAACTCAATACGCTTATGGTAGAAGCGAGCGTTGGTAGCATAGGAGGGATCAGTTCTCACGAGTTTGTAATACTCACTGAATACGGTGAAGCGAGAGTTGCTTACTGCGAAAGCTGTGGATACTCAGCAAACGCGGAGATAGTAAAACTCCCTAAGGGTGAGGAGGAGATAGAAGAGGAAAGACCTTTAAAGCGTGTTCATACACCCGGTATAAGAACCATAGAAGAGCTTTCACAGTTTTTAGGTGTACCTCCTAAGAAGATACTCAAAGCGGTACTTTATACAGTTGAAGGCAAGCCCGTCTTAGTCCTCATAAGAGGTGATAGGGAGGTAGATGAAAGTAAGCTTGAAGCTATTTTGGGAACTGAGAACTTTAGACTTGCCAACGATGAGGAAACTTACCAGCATCTCAAAACGGAGAGAGGTTTTATAGGTCCTCTCAATTTACCGGAAGGTGTTAGGGTAATATGGGATAATTCCCTTTTTGGTATAAAAAATATGACGGTAGCCTTTAACGAACCTGACTATCACTGCGTAAACGCAAACCCGGGAAGGGATTTCTCTTATGGAGAGTTTTTTGACGTGGCACAGGTTATAGAAGGCGATCCGTGTCCTAAGTGTCATGCTCCGCTGAAAGTGAGTAAAGGGCTTGAGCTTGGACACATATTCTTGCTTGGTACAAGATACTCTCAGCCGATGAAAGCTTACTATAAAGACCAGCAAGGGGAAGACAAGCCCATATTTATGGGGTGTTACGGCATAGGTATATCAAGATGTATGTCAGCCATAGTGGAACAGTACAGTGACCAGTTTGGTATAAAGTGGCCTACGATGGTAGCTCCCTTTGAGCTTGATATTATATGTCTTAACACGGCTGACCAAGAGCAGAAACAAATTGCTGAAAAGCTTTATTACTTAGCTCAGGAATATAATCTGGATGTTATATACGACGATAGGGAACAAAGCGCAGGTTTTAAATTCGCCGATGCTGATCTTTGCGGTTTTCCTTACAGAATAGTTATAGGTAAAAAGATAAAGGATGGTAAGGTGGAGCTTCAAAAGCGTCATACTGGAGAGAGGATAGATATTCCCATAGAGGAGGCTATAAAAACGGTCAGGGATCTGGTGGAGAGGGACAAAGCGTAA